The sequence below is a genomic window from Lolium perenne isolate Kyuss_39 chromosome 7, Kyuss_2.0, whole genome shotgun sequence.
aagaggtgggaagtttagtcccacatggaaagttgggaggaagttagaccaccttataaggtgggttgttccaccactagtaagtgagtgagaataggagtgctacacgcgcgcgctcctcctcctcctcgctcgctcgactcgactcgactcgactcgacacgacacgtcacgtcacgacgcgcgcgccgcgctcgtggtgagtggattgagcctcgagccgagactttccgagTCCTAgatggacgcgtcgcagttagtcggttcgggtcgctcccggatcgtgggctatctgtaaccgactcgaaacgttcgtgcgacgtgggcgtggcccacgttgcctagggtttcccgagcctatataatctcttgcccggctaccgcagaatcatactgaatacacgagttagggtttccacctctctccgcttgcgccgccatcgtagcctactccatcccgcgcgccgacgtgcatcggcgaacgggagagcaggtctccggaaccgctcgtccttgcgatcctgtacgggagagggcgaattaggtttttgggaagcgctctgcgcgactgctcaagctcttcatcacgggtcgccttccgtccaagtcgggcggtgctgcctaccgtcgtcttcaacgccatctacttcgacccgtcgtccctgtcgtcaacaacgttgtcatcaacaacgttactgctgcgacatcatctgctacacctccaccgccacctccaccagatcggtacgtgcgacatatctcgatctgtttagcgatggatgttgtactgtttgctctgctactgttcatgttgatcactacatctagtatgtttgagtttcacatgttagtagttactgtcgtcatgcttaatattctggaattaatcatggaaattgtgcctaattatccaacagcaAATAGTGATGCCTGATGCAAGCTTGCAATTGGCCGCTGGTTTGCCTCTTTATTTAATCGGCTACATTAAGGAGCACACAGCGGGACTAGATTTGTTTTCAATTGGCTCAACCCACTTTGACGAAAAATTTGTTCGGCCAATCGTTGCACACCTTGGTCGCGGTGCAAAAACTTAGAGGTCTAATaaaccgggacggagggagtaacatTATTGATGGACCCTGAACAATATTTATGGAGCGACTAGAACAATTTTGTATCACcgcaatacaaaataaaagttaaACATTTAACAAATTCTACAATCAATATAAGTATATAACCAAGTTTTATGGTGATGTATCTAGGGGAAAGTGAACGAGACTTCATAACAAATCAATCTTCTTTGGACATATCATTTGTAGTAGGTTGGGGAGGAAGAGGGTTGTAAGGTGGAGGGGCACGGATTCCCCATGGGCGCCACCATCGATCTACCATATGGAGAGGCTCGTAGGTGGGGGCAGGGATGAGAATTTGGGCAGCGTGGGGTGGACTCGACGAGCGCTATATGGCGCGGATGGTATAGGCAGCCACCCACGAGTTACATGAGGAGGGACGTCCAGGAGCGACACCTCAGTGCAGTGGAGCTTGATGGAGGATAGAGGAGAGCTAGTTGGTCTTCCATGTTAATTTACCTTGCAAAGTGTTTCTTATGGTCAACAACGGTGCATGGAGAGGACCACGGTGGGAGGGTGCCATCTATCTTGGGCATGAAGGGGGTGTTTATATCGTGAGTACTATGTGTCAGCCTCATGAGACGTTAATGGTAAAATTTTGTGTTGCGTGAAAGAAAACGAAACAGAGAGGAGTTTGGGGAGGCAATCGCACAGCACTCCAGGGCCGGCCGTATGCTCTTTATATAATGGTTCAACAGATTAcatcttgtacaacacgaatgacAGCTAACTAGGATAACTACGTAAGTCTATCTCTACATCCGAACTCGTTAGATATTAACAACTAATTTGGTTAGCAACTAACAATAtattctaacaccctccctcaacCTCAACTGTCTAACAGGTTGAGGTTGCGCTTACACCATTGAAAAGCTGGAAGTGGAAGAGGTTTGGTGAAGACATCAGCAACTTGATCATTGGAAGAGATGAACCGAATCTCCAGTTGCTTCCGACAAACTCTCTCTCGTACAAAGTGAAAATCAACCTCAATATGCTTCGTACGAGCATGAAACACCGGGTTTGCAGAGAGATAAGTGGCACCAATATTGTCACACCACAAAACTGGAGCTCGAGACTGCCGAACACCAAGCTCACCAAGAAGAGATTGCACCCAGATAAGTTCAGCTGTGGCATTAGCAAGTGCTTTGTACTCTGACTCAGTACTAGATCGGGATACTGTAGCCTGTTTGCGAGCACTCCAGGCGATCAAGTTACCACCAAAGAAGATAGCATATCCCCCGGTTGATCGCCGATCATCAACATTGCCCGCCCAATCAGCATCAGAAAATGCAGACAACAAGTCATTGGAGGCAGGGCGAAGCAACAAGCCAGTAGACATGGTGAACTTGATATAGCGAAGAATCCGTTTGACAGCAGACCAATGACTGTCACGAGGAGCATGAAGATACTGGCACACACGGTTGACAACAAATGACAGATCAGGCCGTGTGATGGTGAGATACTGGAGACCGCCAACAATACTGCGGTATAGGGTGGCATCATCAGGTGAAAGGAGCTCACCATCCATCACAGAGAGTTTATCTGAGGCAGACATGGGTGTATGAGCAGGTTTACTTTTAATCATACCAGACCGTCGAAGAAGCTCAGACGCATACTTCCGCTGAGACAACAAAAGACCACCAACAGAGGGACGAATAACCTCAATACCAAGGAAGAAATGAAGCACACCAAGATCCTTGACCGCAAATTCAGCTCTCAACTCCTGAATAAGTGTATCAGGGGCATGTGGGGATGAGCTGACAACAattatatcatccacatacacaaGCAGAAAAGTGACCACCTCCTTACGTCGAAAGATGAATAACGAAGAATCAGCAGTCGATGCGGCAAAACCAAGTGTGCGAAGGACAGAGCTGAGACGAGCATGCCAAGCTCGGGGCGCCTGTTTAAGACCATAGAGAGCTTTCTCAAGACGACACAAGTGATGAGGTTTGGATGGATCTTCATACCCAGGTGGTTGCCGCATATACACCTCCTCCTCGAGTACTCCATTAAGGAAGGCATTCTGAATGTCTAGTTGACGAAGATACCAACCCTGAGAAAccgccaaggacaagagcaatcgAATTGTCGTTGGCTTTACCACTGGACTAAAAGTATCATCATAGTCCAGTCCTTGACGCTGCTTGAACCCTTTCGCCACAAGACGAGCCTTATATCTCTCTATAGAACCATCTGCGTGGTATTTTACCTTAAATATCCATTTGGAGTCGATGACATTGACACCAGGAGGTCGAGGTACAAGCTGCCAAGTCCGATTCTTCAGCAACGCATCAAATTCTGCGTCCATTGCCATGCGCCAGTGCGGCACGCCGAGAGCAACGCGATAGTCACGCGGTTCAGCgcttgcggtggagatggcatgtGCCATGCAGCGAGCAAGCCAGGCCACGGTTCCGTCCGTACGCGCACGCGGACAACGAATGTTGTTACGTAGCCTCGTAACTGGTCCAGATGGTGGTGCAGGGGACGCTGTCTCAGTTGGTCCAGATGGTGGTGCAGGGGACGTTGGACCAGTTGAAGACGTTGGCGCAGTCGGTCTGGACGACCGGGAGAGCTCACCAGGTGATGGTGGCTCGTCTGGATAGGACGACCCAGTAGCAGAGCCTGGGCTAGCTGGGACACGCGCGGAGGCCACATCCGGTGAGCCATCAGGCGGATCGACGTGCATGGATGCACTGGATCCCGAAGCAGATGCATGCAACGATGATTCGTCAACGTGAAGCTGCATACCACGACCTGTTCCTGCGCCATAACTAGGAAGTAACACAGGGGAATATGCAGAATCATTAAATTGACCAGGCAGACAGGGAGTGGAGGACGTGGGAATATTGGTGTCAACCGATGGAAGATTAGCAAATGGAAAATTGGACTCATCAAATACGACATCGCGGGAAATGTAAATGCGACCAGTTGGAATATGAAGACATTTGTAGCCTTTGTGAAGAGAGCTATACCCAAGAAAAACACATTTTTTGGATCTAAACTCAAGTTTGCGATTGTTATATGGACGGAGATGAGGCCAACAAGCACACCCAAAAACCTTGAAAAAGGTATAATCGGGAACCTCGCCTAAGAGACGTTCGAGTGGAGTGTTCATGTTAATGACTCGAGTAGGAAGACGATTAATAAGAAAACACGCTGTGGAGAATGCATCACTCCAAAAGCGAAACGGAATCGAAGCATGAGCGAGAAGAGTGAGACCAGTTTCGACTATATGGCGGTGTTTGCGCTCAGCGGTACCGTTTTGTTGATGTGTGTGGGGGCAAGATACTCTATGCACAATACCAAGATCCGAGAAGAATTTGTTGAGCTTAATGTACTCGCCACCCCAATCCGTTTGAACATGTATAATTTTTTGATTCAAAAGACGCTCAACATGCCGTTGGAATTGAAGGAACACTTGAAATACATCAGATTTTTGTTTGAGGAGATACAACCATGTAAAACGACTATAGGCATCAACAAAACTGACATAATATTTGTGTCCACTAACAGAAATTTGGGCAGGACCCCACACATCCGAATGAATTAGCTCAAGGGGAGCTTTTATTACATGACTAGAAAGAGGAAAAGGCAATTGGTGACTTTTACCTTGCTGACATGCATCACAAATTGCATTATTACGACTAGACTCCGAAGGAAGATCACTATGATGTAGAATATGCTGGACCACCTGTGAAGCAGGATGACCGAAACGACAATGCCATTGTTCTCTAGACACTCGAATACTCCCAAAAGCTTGTTTGATTATTGGTGGCTTCAACGGATATAGGCCACCATGACACCTCCCTCTAAGTAGAATTTCCCGCGTTGCTCGGTCCTTCACAAAAATATCATTTGGATGAAATTCCACAAAAACAGGATTATCACGAGTGAGTTTCTTAACGGAAAGAAGACTACGAGTGACGGAAGGAACATGCAACACATTGGTGAGACGAAGGGAGTGAGATGGAGTTGGAAGGATGCCTTGGCCAATATGATGAATTTGCATACCTTCACCGTTGGCGGTGTGAACTTGGTCATGGCCATGGTAGGTCTCCCTCACGGCGAGCTTGTCGAGGTCGTTGGTGAGGTGGTCTGTAGCTCCCGTGTCGGCGTACCAGCTGGGGTCGACGGGGTATGATGGAGTATGTCCGTGGCCTTGTGGAGCATGTGTGGCAGCGGCGACTTGGCGAGAAGTGCCGCTACCATTGTTCCCCACTCCGAGGAAGTCGCGCTTAAAGCGCTTGAAGCAGCGTGAGGCGATGTGCCCCACCTTGTCGCAGAGTTGACACACCGGGCGATTGCCGGTGCCGTTCCCCGACGAGTTGCCGGAGTAGTTTCCGCCGCTGCCGTTGGAGGGAGGTGCTGATGCAGGGGCGCGCCAGTAGCCGCCACCATTGGAGGAGTATCCCCCTCCGCCGCTGCCGTTGAAGGAGTCGCCCCCTCCGCCGCTGTTGGAAGGTGGCTTGATTGGAGGCAGAGAACGACCATCAGAACGGTAGAACTTACCGCCACCACCTGATTGCTTGGAGCCGAAGGAGAGGTTGGCGGAGAAGTGACTGATGTCCGCCGCCTTGCGCCCTTCTATGCGGTACTCGGTGCTGAGGAGCTGCGCATACAGATCACGCAGCTGGATCGGCGTTGCGCGCGGCGCCGTGACGACCTCGACCAAGGGGTCGTAGTCGCTGTCCAAGCCAGCAAGGAGATAGGAGATTATCTCTTCGTCCTCAAGTGGCTTCCCCATCGAGGCCATGGTGTCGCTGAGGGTTTTAACCCGGTTGAAGTAGACGGAGACCGGCATGTCTCCTTTCTTGATCGTGGATAGCCGGAAGCGGAGCTGCATCGAGCGCGCTGTGGACTGCGACGCGAAGGCGTTCTCCAGGATGGTCCAGGCCTCCCTGGCCGTGATGGCGCTCATCAGCATGCCGACAACCGCGTCGTCGGCGTTGGTGAGGATGGCGGAGAGGAGCGCCTGATCTTGCTGCATCCAGGCCCGATACGCAGGGTTCGGGATTTCCTTCGGAGCTCCGGCTTCAGCCGCCTGTGGGTTGGCGATGAGCTGGGACGGACATGGGAGCCGCCCGTTGATGAAGCCCATGAGGAGGTGGCTTTTGAGCACAGGGACGACCTTTGTGCGCCAGAGGAGATAGTTCTCCGCCGACAGCTTGAGGGTGACGACGGTGGCGAAGTTGAACGGGCCACCGGACGATGACGAGCCGCCGCCAGAGCTTGAGGCGAAGTTGCCGGAGAGACCGCTCGAGAAGAAGCTGGTCGCGTCATCAGCAGTTGACGAGGAAGAGGCAGTGGAGAAAGACATTGCGGAAGGCGTGGAGTGGATGCGATCTAGGCTCTTGATACCATGAAAGAAAACGAAACAGAGAGGAGTTTGGGGAGGCAATCGCACAGCACTCCAGGGCCGGCCGTATGCTCTTTATATAATGGTTCAACAGATTAcatcttgtacaacacgaatgacAGCTAACTAGGATAACTACGTAAGTCTATCTCTACATCCGAACTCGTTAGATATTAACAACTAATTTGGTTAGCAACTAACAATATATTCTAACATTGCGGAGCTTCTCCATACAAATCACGGCCGTCGGGAGGTGATCAGATGCACGAGAAAGAAAAACTATCTTTACCACATTCCAGTTTCATTAAAGCATCGCTATTTCAACAGAGTTACTtaacggaaattcaattcggctcccgggtgcgtatgctccctctaccaaaaaatcatattttgaaaTATTGAAAAATTTGGatgaaaaattctacatgtacatctccataatatacgtgtgttcatcaagtttcacgaaaaaccaatattttgtgtggtctatataaaaaagagaaagtttatcttgtgaaaagcattatttttagcactaaattttgtcttttttacacacgtcacatgataagtcgattttttatgaaacgactttgtgagcacgtagcacgtgaagatgtacgtgcaaacttttagtttcatttttttaaaaaaaaataaaatgtatgtaagatgcatttcgaaatatagggagcatatgcacccatgttccaaaacaccgctctTACTTAAACACTACCCACCGATCAAAATCTACTATTTTATATTATTATTTATATGCTGTGTAGGCTATCTATCACGagatattcactttggctcataggagcatttgctcctacTATGTGAATCTATCACAAGGTTTTATTATAGTTTGGGATAGAGGAGCCAATTGCTTTCGAAATGCCAAATATAATGGGTGGGCCGCCCGAATAGACAACCCCACTCCACCAAAAGTGAGAAAAAAGCCCCCTCCTGGCCCGGTTGGTGTGGGCCGAAGCCTTCTTGATAAACCAAGGAGGTCTGTCTGCCTCTGCTCGCTCACTATTCGCCACAACCCCCACTTTCTCACATCCGACGAACGAATCCCAACCCCGACGAGCGGATCTGTTCCTTCCGCCGTCGACGATGGCCTCTCCCAACTCCGGCGGCATCACCATCAAGGTCAGCACCACTTCCTTCCCTCCTCCATTCCTCCCCCGCCAACGACCCAAAACTCCGTGTAACCGAGGCCACGAGCTCGCTTTCAGGATTTAGCCGCCTCCTGCACGATTTCTCTAGACGCCGCAAATTTTGCCGGCCGGCGCTCTTAGACCCAGCTTCCCCTCCTAGGTTTTGCGGCAACACGGGTCTAATCGGTAGACATGGGTCATTTGTGGATTCTGTGTGGTGTTCTCGTCGTCGATTTCATGGCCATCGGGTTGGTTAACCAGGCTCTTGCCGATTTCGCTCATTCAATCCGTTCCTTTGTCAATTGCAGGCCGAACAGGACTCGGACGGCTCGGCCCAGAGCACTGCTGATATGACCGCTTTCGTAAGTACTATCAGATTGAGTTCGTATATATTTGGGTTATGAGGATTGTAGATTTCCAATGCACTTTTTCTATTCTTCTTCTACCTGCTACTGTTTAATCATCATTTGTTTTTTCCCCACTGCTTGCAGGTGCAAAATCTTCTAGTTCAGATGGTGAGCCATTTATAACTTTTGTTAATTATTAATGGTGTACTATGTGCATAGGTCCACTTACTTTGTTGTATCTATCTCCTTGCAGCAAACCAGGTTCCAAGCTATGTCGGAGAACATCATCTCAAAGAATATCCTTATAAGTCAAGCCACTACATACATTGCATCTTGGTTATTTTGATCAATCCAGTCTTTCATTCATGGTTATGTAGGATATAATGATTCTCAATCGCCGGTAGACCATTTGACAAGTACAGCTATTGTTCTGCTTGGTCCACTGAAAAGACTAAAAACAACCGAtttatcaaaacaaaacaaatgatagAGGTTTTAGATTGCTTGCCACACATGCCATGCTTTAATAGGAGGATAATCCATGTGCAAATTCAAACTCCTACAACATGCAATGTTATTGTTTAACACTGATGCAACTTGTCAAAAACCCTGAAACAAACACTGATGTTTTTTCGTGCTTAGCATCTTAAAGCTAATTTCTGGAACAACTTCTATTAATAAGTGGGACAGGAGAGTGCTAGGAAGAGTAAAATCATCTTTAGCAACAGCATCCACACCATTCATCTATGTTGGAAGCATTCACTCTTTTCGGCCACTTATATGTCCAACGGGATACACATACGTCCTGCTTCTGTCTATGTATAATATCCTTAACCAGTGCTTACTAGACGACATGGGTGCAAGAATCGATGAGCTGGAGCTGAGCATCAATGACCTCAAGGCCGAGATGGGCAGTGATGGTATGACCCCTACCAAGGCGAAGGACGAAGAATCAAAGCCAGCAGGCAGCTCTGCCTGAGTGAAGCAGACTTGGCACTTTGTATGAGTCATGGTCATATGTCGATATCTCCAGGCATTCATCTCTAACAAAGATATTATATGCATGATGGTGTGCATTTGAGAAATACAGTAGCTGTCATGAAAGTTATCTCTTGGCTCGTGATGTTTGTGAGTGATTTACTAGAACAGGTTCTGTCCCCACCTTCCTGTGTCCAATTCCACTAGCCAGTGTTCAGGATTGTACTCCAACTCCGGTTAAGAAACATTTCCGAAATGGGATGCTGTGTTTGGCTCCTAGGAGCATATGCCCCTGATTTTTGAAATGAGTTTTAAATGTATTTTGAAATGtaaaaaaatccgaaaaaaatGTTGCAGGTACATCTCAATGTTCGTTGTGCTCGCAAAGTAGTTTCACGAAAACAGATATTGTTTCTGTCGGGTAAAAAAGATAACTTCAGTGCTATTTCGCGGGACATATAAAATGTTGGTTTTCCACGAAACTTGCATGT
It includes:
- the LOC127317268 gene encoding heat shock factor-binding protein; amino-acid sequence: MASPNSGGITIKAEQDSDGSAQSTADMTAFVQNLLVQMQTRFQAMSENIISKIDDMGARIDELELSINDLKAEMGSDGMTPTKAKDEESKPAGSSA